In Perca fluviatilis chromosome 11, GENO_Pfluv_1.0, whole genome shotgun sequence, the following proteins share a genomic window:
- the map6d1 gene encoding microtubule-associated protein 6 homolog has protein sequence MAWPCISRVCCLARFWNQFDKSDLSVPLTIQNYSDIGEQEVRSVTKQVSASERAPGNNYSTPEPRAAGATHAPKDGPGTRGSFRARKDGSYKPREDYHPPGVPFNSVTQYKQDFKPWPIPRKGNFPWISNGGSRADSVPDSPVNGYHSQATPGEREERGRGLGSGEQHWMEESKTSSYRQEYRPWTGVRPAKSARKNPPAQYSSPGTEATQVPRETSYQAAYSGELHRSIGLHHGEHNIASAASNIQPAAVPQPIPTAMQAGSSPIPSSIQQSVPLQRAELSTTTMGEEHLVRTKFPPNSSAVFQSGPRVFNI, from the exons ATGGCTTGGCCGTGCATCAGCAGAGTGTGCTGCCTGGCTCGCTTCTGGAACCAGTTCGACAAATCGGACCTCTCCGTCCCGCTCACCATCCAGAACTACTCGGACATCGGCGAGCAGGAGGTGCGGTCCGTAACCAAACAGGTCTCCGCGTCGGAGCGCGCACCCGGGAATAACTACTCGACCCCGGAACCGCGTGCCGCCGGCGCCACTCATGCGCCCAAAGATGGCCCGGGGACCCGAGGATCTTTCAGGGCACGGAAGGATGGCAGTTACAAGCCCCGGGAGGACTACCACCCGCCCGGAGTGCCTTTCAACAGTGTTACCCAGTACAAGCAGGATTTCAAACCCTGGCCCATTCCCAGGAAGGGGAACTTCCCTTGGATTAGTAACGGGGGCAGCAGGGCAGACAGTGTTCCGGACAGCCCGGTGAACGGTTACCACAGCCAGGCGACaccgggggagagagaggagcggGGCAGGGGGCTGGGGAGCGGGGAGCAGCATTGGATGGAGGAGAGCAAAACCAGCTCCTACAG GCAAGAGTACAGGCCGTGGACAGGGGTGAGACCAGCCAAAAGTGCGAGGAAAAATCCTCCAGCTCAATACTCAAGCCCAGGGACAGAGGCCACCCAGGTCCCGCGTGAGACTAGCTACCAGGCTGCCTACAGCGGGGAGCTCCACAGGTCCATTGGGCTGCACCATGGGGAGCACAATATTGCATCTGCTGCCTCCAACATACAACCTGCTGCTGTCCCCCAGCCCATCCCCACTGCCATGCAAGCTGGCAGTTCACCCATCCCCTCCAGCATCCAGCAGAGCGTCCCGCTTCAGAGGGCCGAGCTCAGTACAACAACCATGGGAGAG GAACATCTGGTGAGGACCAAGTTCCCTCCGAACTCTTCTGCGGTCTTTCAAAGCGGGCCCAGGGTCTTCAACATCTGA